From the genome of Vicia villosa cultivar HV-30 ecotype Madison, WI linkage group LG2, Vvil1.0, whole genome shotgun sequence, one region includes:
- the LOC131648280 gene encoding uncharacterized protein LOC131648280: MWSRRLFQQFLVDGYSMMESDRLNWLRKNQSKLRVGKYNRLQDQCDSTRQRNTGTNGKRIVLPSSFVGSRRYMDQLYFDGMAISSKIGFPDLFVTFTCNPNWPEITRLLSTKNLKPHDRPDIVSKVFKIKFDELMVDITKRHLLGRVLAFMYTIEFQKRGLPHAHILIFLHPQRKYPTPSNIDNIICAEIPDPQVHPILYNLVKAHMMHGPCGLSRPTSQCMKNRQCSKFFPKKFIEETSLDSQGFPLYRRRSNTHVIQKNGIDLDNRYVVPYNTRLLLKYHAHINMEWCNQSSSIKYLFKYIHKGYDRITASVIRSNPSSTSNDETVDEIKQYLDCRYVSPSEACWRIFSYNIHGRKPSVERVFFHLIGEKAIYYTDHERMENVIEKASVTESMFSSWLVANEKYEEARLLTYGEFVTKFVYEKRKRLWKPRKRGFTIGHLVWVPPTTGELYYLRMMLTVAKGPTCYEDIRKVGDTQYESFRDGCFAMGFLEDDREYIGAIKEASEWGSGHFLRKLFVVMLLSGAVNRPGHVWDETWILLSDGILHEQRQIAHNPDLLLSDNDLQNLTLLALENLLQANRRSLSEFKSIPNPNGYVIQQLGNRLIYDERNYDISTMRAEFNNLFNALTDEQRSIYDKIIYAVNAQKGGVFYLHGYGGTGKTYMWRTLASALRSKHDICLTVATSGIAALLLPGGRTAHSKFKIPVPTFENSTCNVNYNDDVAELLRQTKLIIWDEAPMAHKHAFEALDKTLKDVRNTYANSKDVFGGKVVVFGGDFRQILPVVPRGSRSDIVHSAINASYIWHSVQVLNLTKNMRLHCGPSEQERRDIASFSNWLLEIGEGKLSEPNDGFAEIDVPPELLITNFSDPILAIVNSTYPDFIENYQSYDYLKSRAILASTLDVVDQINDHVLNNMPGELRDYYSSNSVDRSQIHDSNFLDVLSPEFLSSLTTFGLPNHHIKLKVGTPIMLMRNIDQSEGLCNGTRLIVTKMGNHVIEAAMMGGKSNGKLIYIPRMDMSPSDSPWPFKLNRRQFPIIVSYAMTINKSQGKSLDWVGLYIPRDVFTHGQIYVALSRVTTKRGVKILIHDDKMNAKSTTTNVVYKEVFHNI, encoded by the exons ATGTGGTCCAGAAGACTTTTTCAACAGTTTTTAGTTGATGGTTATTCTATGATGGAATCAGATCGTCTGAATTGGTTGAGAAAAAATCAGTCTAAGTTAAGAGTTGGCAAATATAATAGGTTACAGGACCAATGCGACAGTACTCGACAGAGGAACACTGGAACGAATGGAAAACGAATTGTCTTGCCTTCTTCATTTGTTGGGAGCAGGagatacatggatcaactttattTTGATGGTATGGCCATCTCAAGTAAAATTGGATTCCCAGATTTATTCGTTACATTTACGTGCAATCCTAATTGGCCTGAAATCACACGTTTGTTGTCCACAAAAAATTTAAAGCCTCATGATCGACCGGACATCGTTTctaaagtattcaagatcaagtTTGATGAGCTCATGGTGGATATAACAAAACGACATCTTCTTGGAAGGGTATTAGCAT TTATGTATACCATTGAGTTTCAAAAACGAGGCTTGCCACATGCtcacattttaatatttttgcaccCACAGCGCAAATACCCGACGCCATCAAACATTGATAACATAATATGTGCAGAAATACCTGACCCTCAAGTACATCCTATTTTGTACAACTTAGTCAAGGCACATATGATGCATGGTCCGTGTGGTCTTTCACGTCCAACCTCGCAATGTATGAAGAATAGGCAGTGCTCAAAATTCTTTCCCAAAAAGTTCATAGAGGAAACATCTCTTGATAGTCAAGGTTTTCCTCTATACCGGAGAAGATCCAACACACATGTCATTCAGAAAAATGGAATTGATTTGGATAATAGGTATGTTGTACCGTATAATACACGGTTGCTATTGAAATATCATGCTCATATCAATATGGAGTGGTGTAACCAAAGTTCTTCTATcaaatatcttttcaaatacaTACACAAGGGGTATGACCGAATCACAGCAAGTGTTATTCGTTCAAATCCTAGCTCTACGAGTAATGACGAAACAGTTGATGAGATTAAACAATATCTTGACTGTAGATATGTATCTCCAAGTGAAGCGTGTTGGCGTATTTTTTCCTACAATATACATGGACGCAAACCTTCCGTTGAACGCGTGTTCTTTCATCTGATTGGGGAGAAAGCTATCTACTACACTGACCATGAAAGAATGGAAAATGTTATAGAAAAAGCGAGTGTAACAGAGTCGATGTTTTCATCATGGCTGGTTGCTAATGAGAAATATGAAGAAGCTCGATTGTTGACGTACGGTGAATTTGTAACCAAATTTGTTTATGAAAAAAGGAAGAGATTGTGGAAGCCGCGTAAGAGAGGGTTCACCATAGGGCATTTGGTCTGGGTCCCCCCTACAACTGGTGAACTTTACTACCTCAGAATGATGTTGACAGTGGCCAAAGGACCTACATGCTATGAAGATATTCGAAAAGTTGGCGACACACAATATGAATCGTTCAGGGATGGATGCTTTGCAATGGGGTTCCTTGAAGACGATCGAGAATACATTGGAGCTATCAAAGAGGCAAGTGAATGGGGATCAGGTCATTTTCTTCGAAAGTTGTTCGTTGTCATGCTTTTGTCTGGTGCGGTTAACCGCCCTGGCCATGTATGGGATGAGACATGGATTTTATTATCTGATGGGATATTGCACGAACAAAGACAGATAGCACATAATCCAG ACTTGCTTTTGAGCGATAACGACCTGCAGAATTTGACATTACTTGCACTTGAGAATTTGCTTCAGGCCAATCGCAGAAGCCTATCTGAGTTCAAATCAATACCAAATCCAAATGGATATGTTATTCAACAGTTGGGCAATCGCCTCATATATGATGAGCGCAATTATGATATCTCGACCATGAGAGCAGAATTCAATAATCTGTTCAATGCCCTTACAG ACGAACAAAGGAGTATATACGATAAAATAATTTATGCGGTCAATGCTCAAAAAGGAGGAGTTTTTTACCTACATGGTTATGGCGGAACAGGAAAGACGTACATGTGGAGAACACTTGCGAGTGCTTTGCGATCAAAACATGACATATGTCTCACAGTTGCAACAAGCGGAATAGCAGCTTTATTGTTACCTGGCGGTAGAACAGcccattcaaaattcaaaataccaGTTCCAACTTTTGAGAATTCTACTTGCAATGTTAACTACAACGACGACGTCGCAGAACTTCTAAGGCAAACAAAGCTGATTATTTGGGACGAGGCACCCATGGCTCATAAACATGCTTTTGAAGCTCTTGACAAAACATTAAAGGATGTAAGGAATACCTACGCCAATTCGAAGGATGTTTTTGGTGGAAAAGTTGTTGTTTTTGGAGGTGACTTCAGACAAATTTTACCGGTGGTCCCTAGGGGTAGTCGTTCGGATATCGTACACTCTGCAATAAATGCTTCTTATATATGGCATTCTGTACAAGTGTTGAATTTAACCAAGAACATGCGTCTACATTGTGGCCCAAGTGAGCAAGAAAGAAGGGATATTGCAAGCTTCTCAAATTGGCTTTTGGAAATAGGCGAAGGGAAACTATCTGAACCAAATGACGGATTTGCAGAAATCGACGTGCCTCCTGAACTTTTAATAACTAATTTTAGCGACCCTATTTTAGCCATTGTCAACAGTACTTACCCGGATTTCATAGAGAACTATCAGTCATACGACTACCTCAAAAGTCGAGCCATACTTGCATCAACACTGGATGTTGTTGATCAAATCAATGATCATGTTCTCAACAATATGCCAG GTGAATTACGGGATTACTACAGCTCAAACTCCGTAGATCGATCCCAAATACATGACAGCAATTTCCTTGATGTACTAAGTCCCGAGTTTCTCAGTTCTTTAACAACATTCGGGTTGCCTAATCATCACATTAAGTTAAAGGTCGGAACTCCAATCATGCTTATGAGGAACATTGATCAATCTGAAGGTTTGTGTAACGGTACAAGGCTTATCGTTACAAAGATGGGAAATCACGTTATTGAAGCAGCAATGATGGGTGGGAAAAGTAATGGAAAATTGATTTACATTCCCCGAATGGATATGTCCCCGTCTGATAGCCCTTGGCCTTTCAAATTAAATCGACGTCAATTTCCAATTATTGTTTCGTATGCTATGACGATAAACAAATCGCAAGGAAAATCATTGGATTGGGTGGGGCTTTATATCCCTAGGGATGTTTTCACTCATGGTCAGATTTATGTCGCACTTTCAAGAGTTACTACTAAAAGGGGGGTAAAAATTTTGATTCACGACGACAAAATGAACGCCAAATCTACTACGACTAACGTTGTTTATAAAGAAGTTTTCCACAATATTTGA